A single genomic interval of Dioscorea cayenensis subsp. rotundata cultivar TDr96_F1 unplaced genomic scaffold, TDr96_F1_v2_PseudoChromosome.rev07_lg8_w22 25.fasta BLBR01001485.1, whole genome shotgun sequence harbors:
- the LOC120256529 gene encoding rust resistance kinase Lr10-like — MSIIFMVVIFLQIAKALLVFAVLGRCVFAPLTIYAFISYKLHQMMISVDIVEKFLRNQQTLVPTRYSYTDIITMTNNFKEKLGQGGFGSVFKGRLLWDRLVAIKILTNSKYNAGEDFINEVSTIGRIHHINVVKLIGFCSDGMQRALVYEYMPNGSLDKFIFSSNSGPNHKFSLDKLIDIALGIARGLDYLHKGCDMQILHFDIKPHNILLDHNFNPKVSDFGLAKHYPKNYSLVSLSVARGTIGYIAPELISRSFGVISHKCDVYSFGMLLLEMAGGRRNSDLRAENTSQVYYPSWIYDKLIEDKIEHDVVEMDTVIVIDEREKKLCMIGLWCIQIRPSDRPSMRKVIEMLEGDVSSLQMPHKPFFSESTQIPSHVSNLNTDDGELTIISEDVDELN; from the exons ATGTCAATTATATTTATGGTGGTGATATTCTTGCAAATTGCCAAAGCACTGTTAG TGTTTGCAGTGTTGGGAAGATGTGTATTTGCACCACTAACTATATATGCTTTCATTTCTTACAAATTGCACCAAATGATGATATCCGTCGATATTGTGGAGAAATTTTTGAGGAACCAACAAACTCTTGTACCAACTCGGTATTCCTACACCGACATCATTACTATGACCAACAACTTTAAGGAGAAACTAGGCCAAGGAGGATTTGGTTCTGTCTTTAAAGGCCGACTTCTTTGGGACAGACTTGTTGCTATCAAGATCTTGACAAATTCTAAGTACAATGCCGGTGAAGATTTCATCAATGAAGTTTCGACCATTGGTAGGATTCACCATATAAATGTCGTAAAACTGATTGGTTTTTGCTCAGATGGCATGCAGAGAGCTTTGGTGTATGAGTACATGCCTAATGGTTCCCTTGATAAGTTTATCTTCTCATCCAACAGTGGTCCCAACCACAAATTCTCCCTAGACAAATTAATTGATATCGCATTGGGAATTGCTCGGGGACTTGATTATCTACACAAAGGTTGCGATATGCAAATTTTACATTTCGACATCAAACCCCATAACATTCTTTTAGACCATAACTTTAATCCAAAAGTTTCTGATTTTGGCCTCGCAAAACACTATCCAAAGAACTATAGCTTGGTATCACTCAGTGTTGCAAGAGGAACTATAGGATATATTGCTCCAGAGTTAATATCGAGAAGTTTTGGTGTTATCTCTCACAAGTGTGATGTTTATAGTTTTGGTATGCTACTCTTAGAAATGGCCGGTGGGAGAAGGAATTCAGATCTAAGAGCAGAGAATACAAGCCAAGTTTACTATCCTTCATGGATTTATGATAAACTTATTGAAGATAAAATTGAGCATGATGTGGTAGAAATGGATACCGTCATTGTAATTgatgaaagagagaagaaattaTGCATGATAGGCTTGTGGTGCATACAGATAAGGCCATCAGATCGGCCTTCCATGCGCAAAGTGATAGAGATGTTAGAAGGTGACGTTAGTAGCTTGCAGATGCCACACAAGCCATTCTTTTCAGAATCGACTCAAATACCATCACATGTGTCAAACTTGAACACTGATGATGGAGAATTGACTATCATTTCTGAAGATGTTGATGAGTTAAATTAA